A stretch of Calditerrivibrio sp. DNA encodes these proteins:
- a CDS encoding SDR family oxidoreductase has protein sequence MTLEGKKILITGASKGIGASLAKKLADKKATLLLTARSMSKATELIADLQKKEISFYTFDADLSKEEDIKSMYYYFTSKVEGLDILINNAGRGIYKPITDETAKTIRDILNLNLFGLIYTTALFSKTIIENRGTIVNIASVAGRKGFTGLSTYCASKWGVVGFSESLRDELCSKNVRVITVEPGLVDTEWGEELPEGFVQYKKSVNMLTPEDVANTIVFALEQPEHVSMNEILIRPTNQPR, from the coding sequence ATGACACTTGAAGGTAAAAAAATACTTATAACAGGTGCAAGTAAAGGGATTGGCGCATCTTTGGCTAAAAAGCTTGCTGATAAAAAAGCGACTCTTTTGTTAACAGCAAGAAGTATGAGTAAAGCCACCGAATTAATAGCCGATCTACAAAAAAAAGAGATCTCTTTTTACACCTTTGATGCGGATCTTTCAAAAGAGGAAGATATAAAAAGTATGTACTACTATTTCACATCAAAAGTAGAAGGTCTTGATATACTGATAAACAACGCAGGACGAGGTATCTACAAACCGATCACAGACGAAACAGCAAAAACTATCAGAGATATTCTAAATCTAAACCTCTTCGGCCTTATCTATACCACAGCCCTCTTTTCCAAAACTATTATTGAAAACAGAGGAACAATTGTAAATATAGCTTCAGTAGCTGGCAGAAAAGGGTTTACAGGTTTGTCCACCTATTGTGCCTCAAAATGGGGTGTTGTAGGATTTTCAGAAAGCCTAAGGGATGAACTCTGTAGTAAAAATGTCAGGGTAATAACTGTAGAACCGGGTCTTGTGGACACAGAATGGGGGGAAGAGCTACCGGAAGGGTTTGTCCAATACAAAAAATCCGTTAATATGCTTACACCAGAGGATGTGGCAAACACCATAGTCTTCGCCTTAGAACAGCCAGAGCATGTCAGTATGAATGAAATACTGATTAGACCTACTAACCAGCCAAGATAA
- the rpoC gene encoding DNA-directed RNA polymerase subunit beta' has protein sequence MAKEILNQEKSPTFFDAIRIKIASPEKIREWSNGEVTKPETINYRTFKPERDGLFCAKIFGPVKDWECLCGKYKRMKHRGIVCEKCGVEVIQSKVRRERMGHIELASPVVHIWFFKSSPSRIGTILDMSVKDIERIVYFESYVVIDPKQVKEVAENEVISEERYRQIIDKYGPNSIVAKMGAEAIKDLLKKIDLDIAIPELKAELRETNSEQKKVKIAKRLKVMEAFRKSGNKPEWMVMDVIPVIPPELRPLVPLDGGRFATSDLNDLYRRVINRNNRLKRLIELNAPEIIIRNEKRMLQEAVDALFDNGRRGRIIRGSNKRPLKSLSDMIKGKQGRFRQNLLGKRVDYSGRSVIVAGPHLKMHQCGIPKLMALELFKPFIYYKLEKEKGLALTIKQAKRMVEEQREEVWDVLEEVIKEHPVLLNRAPTLHRLGIQAFEPVLVEGKAIQLHPLVCPAFNADFDGDQMAVHVPLSIDAQLEAKVLMLAPYNILSPASGKPLAVPTQDMVLGIYYLSRGVKNAKGEGMIFSSEEEVIVAYDQGVVDINAFIKVRINGKIYDTTTGRVILYQIVPKELPFDIVNDVLEKKKITKMVEEIYNKLGNYETAKFLDNLKDLGFKYSTMAGFSICIDDLIIPKEKQELIDAAMQSVLQIEESYREGALTKGERYNQIIEIWSTTNDKIAAHLMKTIEEQGGDKSQTEKRKRFYNPIYVMAHSGARGSKAQISQLAGMRGLMAKPSGEIIETPIISNFREGLTVSEYFNSTHGARKGLADTALKTANAGYLTRRLVDVSQDVIVMEEDCGTIRGIEMTALMEGSEIIEPLGERVYGRYTLDDVYDPITDELIVPANTLIDDKTVKILEERAIDRIKIRSVLTCELEHGVCKYCYGMDLATKRPVEIGEAVGIIAAQSIGEPGTQLTMRTFHIGGAASTTTEASNIHAKFGGIVQLVDVKVIKNRFGQNVVMNRNGLLQLVDKNGRILEKFVVTYGTRLHVAEGDEVKQGAMLAEWDPYVSVILTEYEGRVAYGDIIEGETLKEEIDQITGVSQKIIISNTREKRQPRISIKDKDNKTIHRYILPVGAIINCDEGSYVLPGDIIAKIPKETMKTKDITVGLPRVSELFEARKPKESAIIAEIDGIVKIEGISKGMRKVTIENPETGDKKTYNISVQKYINVRNGDRIKAGEQIVDGLVNPHDILAILGEDELQKYLVNEIQTVYRKQGVTINDKHIEVIVKQMLKKVMIEDPGDSDFMPNEEVYKHEFIKVQQELLAQGLVPPKGKVILQGITKAALNTESFISAASFQETTRVLTDAACLGKVDYLRGLKENVIMGRLIPAGTGSSYLQSEKYKFIKNG, from the coding sequence CTGTTGTGCACATCTGGTTTTTCAAAAGCTCCCCCAGCCGAATTGGAACTATATTGGATATGAGTGTAAAGGATATAGAGAGGATTGTGTATTTTGAATCGTATGTTGTTATCGATCCCAAACAGGTGAAAGAGGTAGCTGAAAATGAGGTTATCAGTGAGGAGAGATACAGGCAGATCATAGATAAGTATGGTCCAAATTCAATAGTAGCTAAAATGGGTGCTGAGGCGATTAAGGATCTGCTCAAAAAGATAGATTTGGATATTGCTATACCTGAACTCAAAGCTGAGCTAAGGGAAACAAATAGTGAACAGAAAAAGGTCAAGATCGCCAAAAGGCTCAAAGTGATGGAAGCCTTTAGAAAAAGTGGCAATAAGCCGGAATGGATGGTGATGGATGTTATACCTGTAATACCACCGGAACTTAGGCCCCTTGTTCCCCTCGATGGGGGTAGATTTGCTACAAGTGATTTAAATGATCTCTATAGAAGGGTTATAAATAGGAATAATAGACTTAAACGTTTGATAGAGCTAAATGCTCCCGAGATCATTATACGTAATGAAAAGAGGATGCTTCAAGAGGCTGTTGATGCCCTTTTTGATAATGGTAGAAGAGGTAGAATCATCAGAGGGTCCAACAAAAGACCGCTTAAGTCTCTTAGCGATATGATAAAGGGTAAACAGGGTAGGTTCAGACAAAACCTTTTGGGTAAAAGAGTAGATTACTCAGGTCGTTCTGTTATCGTTGCTGGACCTCATCTGAAGATGCACCAGTGTGGTATCCCAAAACTTATGGCCCTCGAGCTTTTCAAGCCTTTTATCTACTACAAACTTGAAAAGGAAAAAGGGCTCGCGCTGACTATAAAACAAGCTAAGAGGATGGTTGAAGAGCAGCGTGAAGAGGTCTGGGATGTACTGGAAGAGGTTATTAAAGAACACCCTGTGTTGCTAAACAGAGCCCCTACCTTACATAGATTAGGTATTCAGGCTTTTGAACCTGTACTTGTAGAAGGTAAAGCTATTCAACTGCACCCCCTCGTTTGTCCAGCTTTTAACGCCGACTTTGACGGAGACCAGATGGCTGTTCATGTGCCATTGTCTATAGATGCCCAACTCGAGGCAAAGGTACTTATGCTTGCCCCGTATAACATACTTTCCCCTGCAAGTGGTAAACCCCTCGCTGTTCCTACACAGGACATGGTATTGGGGATATACTATTTAAGTCGAGGGGTTAAGAATGCTAAAGGTGAGGGGATGATCTTTAGTTCCGAAGAAGAGGTGATTGTCGCATACGATCAGGGTGTTGTCGATATAAATGCCTTTATCAAAGTTAGAATCAATGGAAAGATTTACGATACCACAACAGGTAGGGTCATCCTTTATCAGATAGTACCTAAGGAGCTGCCTTTTGATATAGTAAATGACGTATTGGAGAAGAAAAAGATTACAAAGATGGTGGAGGAGATCTATAATAAGCTGGGTAATTACGAAACTGCAAAATTTCTTGATAACTTAAAAGATCTTGGTTTTAAATATTCTACTATGGCAGGGTTTTCTATATGTATCGATGACCTGATTATCCCAAAGGAAAAACAGGAACTGATCGATGCTGCAATGCAGAGTGTTCTTCAGATAGAGGAAAGTTACAGGGAAGGTGCTTTGACCAAAGGTGAACGATACAACCAGATCATAGAGATATGGTCCACCACAAACGATAAAATAGCTGCCCATCTTATGAAGACGATTGAAGAGCAGGGTGGTGATAAGTCCCAAACGGAGAAGAGGAAAAGATTTTACAACCCCATTTATGTTATGGCCCACTCGGGTGCAAGGGGTAGTAAAGCCCAGATTAGCCAGCTTGCAGGCATGAGGGGTCTTATGGCTAAACCATCCGGTGAGATTATTGAGACACCAATTATCTCAAACTTTAGGGAAGGTCTCACAGTTTCAGAATATTTCAACTCTACCCATGGTGCAAGAAAAGGTCTTGCTGACACTGCACTGAAAACTGCTAATGCTGGATATCTGACAAGAAGACTTGTGGATGTTTCCCAAGATGTTATAGTGATGGAAGAGGATTGTGGCACCATTAGAGGTATTGAGATGACAGCCCTTATGGAAGGTAGTGAAATTATAGAACCTCTTGGTGAAAGGGTATATGGTAGGTACACATTGGATGATGTTTACGACCCTATAACCGATGAACTCATAGTGCCAGCCAACACTTTGATAGATGATAAAACTGTAAAAATATTGGAAGAGCGTGCCATAGATAGGATAAAGATTAGAAGTGTGCTTACCTGTGAACTTGAACATGGTGTTTGTAAGTACTGCTACGGTATGGATCTTGCTACCAAGCGACCAGTAGAGATTGGGGAAGCTGTTGGTATAATTGCTGCTCAATCTATAGGTGAACCGGGTACTCAGCTTACGATGAGAACCTTCCATATTGGTGGTGCGGCTTCTACTACCACTGAGGCTTCCAATATCCATGCTAAATTTGGTGGTATTGTTCAGCTTGTGGATGTAAAGGTGATTAAGAATAGGTTTGGTCAAAACGTTGTGATGAACAGGAATGGCTTATTGCAGCTTGTAGATAAAAACGGTAGAATATTGGAAAAATTTGTAGTGACTTACGGTACAAGGTTACATGTGGCTGAAGGGGATGAGGTTAAGCAAGGGGCAATGCTTGCAGAGTGGGATCCGTATGTTTCTGTTATTCTGACTGAGTATGAAGGTCGTGTGGCATACGGTGATATTATAGAAGGGGAAACTTTGAAGGAGGAGATAGACCAGATTACCGGTGTATCCCAAAAGATCATTATCAGTAATACCAGAGAAAAGAGACAACCACGAATTTCTATAAAAGATAAAGACAACAAAACGATACACAGATATATACTGCCTGTTGGAGCAATTATAAACTGTGATGAAGGTTCGTATGTTCTTCCTGGTGATATAATCGCTAAGATCCCAAAAGAAACAATGAAGACAAAGGACATCACTGTGGGTCTTCCGAGAGTATCGGAGCTTTTTGAAGCTAGAAAACCAAAGGAATCAGCGATTATTGCTGAAATAGACGGTATAGTGAAGATCGAAGGTATTTCAAAAGGTATGAGAAAAGTTACCATTGAAAACCCTGAAACCGGTGATAAAAAAACGTACAACATATCTGTTCAGAAGTATATCAACGTAAGAAATGGTGATAGGATAAAAGCAGGTGAGCAGATTGTGGATGGTCTTGTAAACCCCCATGATATTCTGGCCATATTGGGGGAAGATGAACTGCAGAAATACCTCGTAAACGAGATACAGACGGTATACCGTAAACAAGGTGTTACGATCAATGACAAACACATAGAGGTTATTGTAAAGCAGATGCTAAAAAAGGTTATGATAGAGGATCCCGGTGATTCTGATTTTATGCCTAATGAAGAGGTATATAAGCATGAGTTTATAAAAGTGCAGCAGGAGCTTTTGGCTCAAGGGCTTGTTCCACCAAAGGGTAAGGTTATTTTGCAGGGGATTACAAAGGCTGCTCTGAATACTGAAAGCTTTATATCAGCTGCAAGCTTCCAGGAAACAACCCGTGTGTTAACAGATGCGGCATGTTTAGGTAAAGTGGATTATCTTAGAGGATTAAAAGAGAACGTTATCATGGGTAGATTAATCCCTGCGGGTACTGGTTCCAGCTATTTACAATCAGAGAAGTATAAATTTATCAAAAATGGCTAA